A region of Desulfolithobacter dissulfuricans DNA encodes the following proteins:
- a CDS encoding DUF3373 family protein gives MVKKFSMLALAGLIALPAVASASAGKAPSDLEAKIEELSRQLDALKAQMAKQSEVITEYGDRVDDMDEMLEEKGESWDLAARFKFYGDFRARMDYYQADTVFSAGTPLQFPTGFSALAAGTSGGDLKNDTIFTNRFRLNMRVKATENVEFKGRLAMYKAWGMESTPEGIGDMYNNGTAMPIFDGNTTRTPDDNALRVDRAFVNWNNIGGMPIWFSIGRRPTTDGPPAQVRMGTDQRMATPIAYMDYPFDGISLGYAYAWGNEALGTGRIRFCYGRGFENGLLDEAPGSYHIDDTDFAGLSWDVFKKGHRFMNIQSFKVFNLFNYPDFLDLYSEDNLIAPQYGPQDTLGNMYHTTAIYMDKVNNFSYFIAGGWSRTEPDSSGMFNEYDMSLAAILGNGGVPPVIANTDSENGYSIYVGVRYDIDDLGLKIGAEYNYGSRYWVAFTPGNDDLYNSKLATRGNAYEIYMIYDLPTGEAISKYAKTFVRLGWQYYDYNYSGINDWNLKPYDLDDANDLAMLQSLGMNPIENANQIYLSFDVYF, from the coding sequence ATGGTAAAGAAATTTTCCATGCTGGCACTGGCCGGGTTGATTGCCTTGCCGGCGGTCGCCTCTGCCAGTGCAGGCAAAGCGCCCTCGGATCTTGAGGCCAAGATTGAGGAGCTCTCCCGCCAGCTTGATGCGCTCAAAGCGCAGATGGCCAAGCAGAGTGAAGTCATCACCGAGTACGGTGACAGGGTCGACGACATGGACGAGATGCTCGAGGAGAAGGGCGAGTCCTGGGACCTGGCCGCCCGGTTCAAGTTCTACGGCGATTTCCGCGCCCGGATGGATTATTACCAGGCTGACACCGTGTTTTCTGCCGGAACACCTCTTCAGTTTCCTACCGGTTTTTCTGCTCTTGCTGCAGGAACATCTGGAGGTGATCTCAAAAACGACACAATATTCACCAACCGGTTCCGGCTGAACATGCGGGTCAAGGCCACCGAGAATGTCGAGTTCAAGGGCCGGCTGGCCATGTACAAGGCCTGGGGCATGGAATCTACCCCAGAGGGCATAGGCGACATGTACAACAACGGCACTGCCATGCCTATCTTCGACGGCAACACCACCCGTACTCCCGATGACAACGCCCTGCGGGTGGACCGGGCCTTTGTCAACTGGAACAACATCGGCGGCATGCCCATCTGGTTCTCCATCGGCCGCCGCCCCACCACCGACGGACCGCCGGCCCAGGTCCGCATGGGCACTGACCAGCGGATGGCCACCCCCATTGCCTACATGGACTATCCCTTTGACGGTATTTCCCTGGGATATGCCTATGCCTGGGGCAACGAGGCCCTGGGAACCGGCCGGATCCGCTTCTGTTATGGCCGCGGCTTTGAAAATGGCCTCCTCGACGAAGCTCCTGGAAGTTATCATATCGACGATACCGATTTCGCCGGCCTGAGCTGGGACGTGTTCAAGAAGGGTCACCGGTTCATGAACATCCAGTCCTTCAAGGTCTTCAACCTGTTCAACTATCCTGACTTCCTGGACCTGTACAGCGAAGACAACCTTATTGCACCGCAGTACGGCCCCCAGGACACGCTGGGCAACATGTACCACACCACAGCCATCTACATGGACAAGGTCAACAACTTCAGCTACTTCATCGCCGGTGGCTGGAGCCGTACCGAACCGGATTCCAGCGGTATGTTCAACGAGTATGACATGAGCCTGGCTGCCATACTGGGCAACGGCGGGGTACCTCCTGTAATCGCCAATACCGACTCCGAGAACGGCTATTCCATCTATGTCGGCGTCCGGTATGACATCGACGACCTCGGTCTGAAGATCGGTGCCGAGTATAACTACGGCTCCCGCTACTGGGTCGCCTTCACTCCGGGCAACGATGATCTGTACAACTCCAAGCTGGCCACCCGCGGTAACGCCTACGAGATCTACATGATCTACGACCTGCCCACCGGCGAGGCCATTTCCAAGTATGCCAAGACCTTTGTCCGTCTGGGCTGGCAGTACTATGACTACAATTACTCCGGCATCAACGACTGGAACCTGAAGCCGTACGACCTGGATGATGCCAACGATCTGGCTATGTTGCAGAGTTTGGGCATGAATCCCATCGAGAACGCCAATCAGATCTACCTGAGCTTTGATGTCTATTTCTAG
- the ltrA gene encoding group II intron reverse transcriptase/maturase — protein MVEVWYSLYDRMLSRENLVKAFYKVKSSKGAAGIDGQSIDDFAGSFVTNIDHLLTELQDKSYQPLAVRRVEIPKPNGGKRLLGIPAVRDRVVQQALLDILQPIFDRDFHPSSYGYRPGRSCHQAISKATMFIRTYERKWVVDMDLSKCFDTLNHDLILASFRRRVSDGSILGLLEKFLKSGVLTGDGWQASEVGSPQGGVISPLIANVYLDSFDQFMKNRGHRIVRYADDILILCQSKSAAENALNQASRYLEEELLLTVNQEKTHISHSLKGIKFLGVRIHSVMTRIQRGKVRAFKAKVKAMTRRNSPVNLEKVIADLNRLLRGFANYFRIANCKGEFSRLMRWIRRRLRAVQLKLWKKPCRLHRRLRQLGYRGEFKRIKMNSWANAASPLSHYALPNSCLHGEMGLFDLASVQTGISVSV, from the coding sequence ATGGTTGAAGTCTGGTACAGCCTATATGATCGAATGCTGAGCCGGGAGAACCTGGTCAAGGCATTCTACAAGGTGAAATCCTCGAAAGGAGCTGCCGGTATAGACGGCCAGTCCATCGATGATTTTGCCGGCTCATTTGTGACCAATATCGATCATCTCCTGACGGAACTGCAGGACAAGAGCTACCAACCGCTGGCCGTGCGACGGGTGGAGATCCCGAAGCCGAACGGCGGGAAACGGCTACTCGGCATACCTGCAGTCCGTGACCGTGTGGTACAGCAGGCCCTGCTGGATATACTTCAACCAATATTTGACCGCGATTTCCATCCGTCGAGCTACGGCTACCGTCCTGGTCGGAGTTGTCACCAGGCAATCAGCAAAGCCACGATGTTCATCCGGACGTACGAGCGGAAATGGGTAGTGGACATGGATCTGTCGAAATGCTTCGACACGTTGAACCATGACCTGATCCTTGCCTCGTTCCGTCGCCGGGTCAGTGATGGAAGTATTCTTGGTCTGCTGGAGAAGTTTTTGAAAAGCGGAGTTCTGACAGGAGATGGTTGGCAGGCCAGCGAGGTCGGCAGTCCGCAGGGCGGAGTTATCAGCCCGTTGATTGCCAACGTATACCTTGATTCCTTCGATCAGTTTATGAAGAATCGTGGCCACCGCATCGTCCGCTATGCGGACGACATCCTGATCCTGTGCCAGTCAAAGAGCGCAGCCGAAAATGCACTGAACCAGGCCAGTCGTTATCTTGAAGAAGAACTGCTGTTGACCGTCAACCAGGAAAAGACCCATATAAGCCACAGCCTCAAAGGGATTAAATTTCTCGGAGTTCGTATCCACTCCGTGATGACCCGAATACAGCGAGGCAAGGTGAGGGCCTTCAAGGCGAAGGTCAAGGCGATGACCCGGCGTAACTCCCCGGTGAACCTTGAGAAGGTGATAGCCGATCTCAACCGGTTGCTGAGGGGTTTTGCCAACTACTTTCGAATAGCGAACTGCAAGGGTGAGTTTTCTCGGCTGATGAGGTGGATCAGAAGACGGCTGCGTGCTGTTCAGTTGAAGCTGTGGAAAAAGCCGTGCAGGCTACACCGCAGACTGAGACAGCTGGGCTATAGAGGAGAGTTCAAAAGAATCAAGATGAACTCCTGGGCCAATGCAGCAAGTCCGCTGAGCCATTATGCCCTTCCCAACAGCTGCCTGCATGGGGAAATGGGGCTCTTTGACCTCGCATCTGTACAGACCGGAATTTCTGTTTCAGTATGA
- the ltrA gene encoding group II intron reverse transcriptase/maturase: MVDVWYSLYDRMLSRDALHKAFGKVRSAKGAAGIDGQSIKDFAASAEANIDCLLKELWEKSYQPLAVRRVEIPKPTGGVRLLGIPAVRDRVVQQALLDILLPIFDRDFHPSSYGYRPGRSCHQAISKATMFIRDYDRKWVVDMDLSKCFDTLDHDLILSAFRRRIRDGSILGLLEKFLKSGVMTDSGFTASEIGSPQGGVISPLIANVYLDSFDQFMKNRGHRIVRYADDILILCQSKKAAENALEQARHYLEGELLLTVNREKTHICHSSRGVNFLGVSVCSQYTQIQRGKIKSFKAKVKAMTRRNSPVNLEKVIADLNPLLRGFANYFRIANCTGEFSRLMRWIRRRLRAIQLKLWKKPNRLHRRLRQLGYRGKFDAIKMNSWANAASPLSHYALPNGYLHRGLGLFDLGAVSTGISVSI; the protein is encoded by the coding sequence ATGGTTGACGTTTGGTACAGTCTGTATGACCGGATGCTGAGCAGGGACGCTCTGCACAAGGCGTTTGGGAAGGTGAGGTCTGCGAAGGGAGCTGCCGGAATAGACGGCCAGTCCATCAAGGACTTTGCCGCATCAGCCGAAGCCAACATCGACTGTCTCCTGAAGGAACTGTGGGAAAAGAGTTACCAGCCACTGGCCGTGCGCCGGGTAGAGATACCCAAGCCAACCGGAGGAGTTCGGTTGCTCGGTATTCCAGCAGTCCGTGACCGTGTAGTGCAGCAGGCACTGCTCGACATTCTCCTGCCGATATTCGATCGGGATTTCCACCCGTCGAGCTATGGCTATCGCCCAGGCCGCAGTTGTCATCAGGCGATATCCAAGGCGACGATGTTTATCCGTGACTACGATCGAAAGTGGGTAGTTGATATGGATCTGTCCAAATGCTTTGACACCTTGGACCATGATCTCATCCTCAGCGCCTTTCGTCGCCGGATCAGGGACGGGAGTATCCTCGGTCTCCTGGAGAAGTTTCTGAAGAGCGGTGTAATGACGGATTCGGGATTTACGGCTAGCGAGATCGGCAGTCCACAGGGCGGCGTGATCAGCCCTCTGATAGCCAATGTGTATCTCGATTCTTTTGATCAATTCATGAAGAATCGTGGCCACCGAATAGTCCGCTATGCGGACGATATCCTGATTCTGTGCCAATCAAAGAAAGCGGCCGAGAATGCTCTTGAGCAGGCACGGCACTATCTTGAAGGAGAATTGCTGCTGACTGTCAACCGTGAAAAGACCCATATCTGCCACAGCAGTCGGGGCGTAAACTTTCTGGGAGTATCCGTATGCTCTCAGTATACGCAAATCCAGCGAGGCAAGATTAAGTCTTTCAAGGCAAAGGTCAAGGCAATGACCCGGCGTAATTCCCCGGTGAATCTTGAGAAAGTGATTGCAGATCTCAATCCGCTCTTGAGGGGATTTGCCAACTACTTCCGGATAGCGAACTGCACAGGAGAATTTTCAAGGCTGATGAGATGGATTCGGAGAAGACTGCGAGCCATCCAGCTGAAATTGTGGAAGAAGCCCAATCGGCTTCACCGCAGGCTGAGGCAGCTTGGATACAGGGGGAAGTTTGATGCGATCAAAATGAACTCCTGGGCCAATGCGGCAAGTCCTTTGAGCCATTATGCCCTGCCCAACGGATATTTACACCGGGGCTTGGGTCTCTTTGATCTTGGTGCTGTATCTACTGGAATCTCTGTTTCAATATGA